The Halorhabdus rudnickae DNA segment GGTTTGTCAGCCCACCCTCCTTGCCGAACTGCGAGATCGCGCGCTTGCCTGGTTCTGTCACGAGGTTGAGGAACTGGACGGCGTTTGACTGGATCGCCCGGTCGAACCCGAACTCGAAGCCGGACATGTCCTCCTGCAGTTCCTTCTTGGTCTCGTGCATAGTCACATACAGACAGTTCTCGCCTTCCTTAGCACCCTGGGTGATGAACATCGAGGAGAACGTCGTCTTCCCGCTACCTGGCGGGCCGCTGACGACGTAGAGGCGGTCCGACAGCAATCCACCGTCGACGAGGTCGTCGAACCCCGGCACACCACTGGCCACACGCATATTTGAGCTATGACACCGTCGGCACTAAGGTGTTTCTTCAGTGTTCTCAGTGATGATACTCGAATGGCTCAGCGCAGTGCCCGAATACACTCCCGACAGTAGGTATAACTCGACTCGCACGCGTTGGACGCCCCACAGTGTGGACACCGAATCGATCCGTCGGCGACTGCCCCGTCGCGGTCCGGGCTATCTATCGCCGGATGCATCGCCAGGTCACCCTCGCCGTACCCCGGCGTCGGTTCCTCGATAGTGGTCCGATCACCCTGGAGGTACCAGTAGACGACCGCCTGAAACAGCAAGAATCCCAGGGCATACGCCAGGATCCAGCCCCAGACAGGAGCCATGTGCTAACGTATGTCTCGGTAGTACTTGGGTTTTCGGTTCAAGAAGAGTCCGGCCGCGCTATCGGTCCTCTTCGCTGTCTGTGTCGAGGTCTGTGAATACGGTAGAGAGATCGTCGTCGTCGAAAGTCGAGAGCGTGTCGTCGAGTTCCGCTCTGAGTTCGTCCCGTCGGTCCAGCAGTTGCTGGAACGCATCGTTGTGATTTAGCTCGGCTTCGCTCTTGTTGGCCCGGAGGGTGGCCAGTTTCGTCGTCAACCGGTAAAACTGCTGGAACTGCTCCTCGTAGGACTGAAAGGACAGGAGTCGCTCGATGGTGTCGAATAAGTCTTCGCGGGAGACTGGCTTGGTGATGTAGTCGTCGAACGGCATCTCGATGACGTCGAAGTCCGGGTCGACGGCCGTGACCATCGCGATCCGACAGTCCAGAGTGCGATCGCGAATCCTATCGAGGACCTCGTCGCCGGAGATCCCCGGCATCCGCCGATCCAGCAGGATGACGTCGATGGTCTCGTCGACGGTTTCGAGGGCTTCCTGGCCGCTGTAGGCCGTCAGAACCGTGTATCGGTCCTCGAGTTGGGCCGCGTAGGCGTCGGCGACATCTGACTCGTCGTCGACCACCAGCACGATAGGGGCGACACTTGCGGACATCTAACGATCGATACTGGCGTGGCAGATGTGATAAGGTTTCTGGCGTTTGATCCACTGGAGTCCAACGCCCCCTATTGGATCCAGTCGATCCGGGGTCGGACGATCCGAAGAAGGAAACGGGCGTCATCGACGCCGACGAAACCTCGCCGGTATCCGGTGGCTTAAGCACGATTCGGTGCCACGTCTGATCATGACTGACGACTCCACTGGGGAATGGCCTCTCCACAGACTGATGACCGATGTAGTCGGTTCGGGCCACAAGTCCGCCGACGACATGACGCGGTCGCAGGCCCGAGAAGCCATGAACCGGATCTTGGCTGGCGAGCCTGCCGAGACGACTCTGGGCGCGTTCTGGCTTGCCAACCGCTGGAAGCGCAACACCCCCGAAGAACTCGCCGCGTTCGTCGACGTCCTGCGTGAGGAGAGCGTGCGAACGGCGACACCGGAGGCTGACCCGGTCGACTGTGGGGCCAACTACGACGGCAAAGGCTCGACCGCGCTGCTCGGCGTCGCCGCCGGACTCGTCGCCGCGGCGGCCGGGACGCCAGTCGTCGTCCACAGCGGTGATCGCGTCCCGACACAGAAACAGACCGCATACAGGCACGTCCTCGAAGCACTCGGCGTCCGGACGGACCTCGAACCGGACGAGAGCGCCGACATGGTCGACGACGTAGGCTTTGGGTTCTACTACCAGCCCAACGTCGATCCCGGGACGACAGCGCTGTTGGACCGCCGCGACGAGATGGGCGTCCGGACGTTCCTCAACACTGTCGAGACGCTGATCGACCCCGCAAACGCGACCGTTCACCTGGGTAGTTTCTATCATCTTGCGTTCGCGAAGAAACTTGCCGGCACGCTCGAAGCGTCCCGGGAACTCCCCTTCGAGCGCGCGCTGTTCGTCCAGGGTCTAGAGGGGTACGACGACGTCCGGCCCGGTTCGACGACGATCGCAGAGTGGGACGGCGGCGAGGGGATTGCGGACGCGACGATCGAAACTGCCGAGTACGGGTTCGGCGCGAGCGAGGACGCCCTGGAAGTGGCTGACGTCGCCGCCGACTCCGCCACCATCACCGAGGACGTTCTGGCGGGCGAACGGACGGACGCGTTCGCCGATGCCGTGGCACTCAACGCCGCGTTGCGCATGTACGCACGCGAAGATGTCGCCGATATCAACACAGGTGTCGAGACCGCCCGAGAGATACTCCAGAGCGGTGAGGCGTCAGCAAAACTGAACGCACTCCGGGCGTTCTGAGCCGGTGACCGGAGTCCCCGGAGCTATAGTTCTACGGGCCCTTGGCCCGGTATGGTCGAAGTCTCCTACTACTGCCCGTACTGCGGCGCGGTCACGAGCGTCGATCGCGCCCCGGAGTTACGGGACCGATCAGTGCAGGCCCAGCCGGATCCCGAACGGGAGTATGCAGCCACGACGGGCGACCTCGATGCCGCAGACGGTATCGAGCTCGTCTGTCTAGGTGACGTAGACGTACCCGATCGAGGACCGAGCCGGCCCGCGACGGACAACGCACCACCAAGGACCGACCGACAGGACGGCCCGATACCCGGCAAGGACGGCTGTGGTCGGACGTTCTACCTGAACTACTACCAGTCGCCGACGTGGGTCGAGCCACGAACCTGATCGGTGGGACCCGTTCCCGACTCTCCCCCGATGGACCTCAGAACCCTTCCCGAGCGAGTCGTGCCCGCCTGGTTCGAGGCGGGCCTGTTCGCCCTCGAAGACGTCCTCGAGCCACAGCCACTACCCGAAGCCGACGCCGTTCTCTGGGCGGTCGTCATTGTGGGATCTGCCCTGGATGTCGTGACCACTATCGTCGGTGTCGGGTCGGGCCTCTCTGAAGGGAACGCAGTCGCACGCGCGTTCATGGCTACCTACGGGACGCCGGGGATCGGCGCGCTCAAACTCCTGGCCCTGCTCGCGCTGGTGGGTGCCTGGGGATACCTGAAAGGCGAGTCCTCGCGACTCGTCCTCATGGGATTTGCACTGGTGACGCTGCTGGTGAGCGCCCTCAACACACTCACGCTCGCGGGACTGTGAGCGGTTCGACGCTCGGTGTTCCACTGACACACCGTCGACGGACATACACTGTTGAAGCGCACCCACCGACGACTGACCTGGACGACACTCATCGTCGCCACCCCTTACCCGAGATGAAATTCAGGATCGAAAAAATAAATAAGCCGGTCGTTGACACGGCAGGTAGTCGGGCGACGGACGGGGGATCCGTCGTCCACGGAAAGTGGGATGGATGGGAGACCAGCAGACAGCTACCGACCGGACAGTATCGACGCGAGAGAGTATCGACGCGACAACCAACATCGAGCGAGGGATCTCGCTTTCGACACTCACGGTCGCGCTCTGGACGGCAGTGCTCGCGGCGTCGGCCCTCGACATCCTGACGACGACACTGGGTCTTGGGCGTGGGCTCTCGGAGGGGAACGCGCTGACCCGATGGCTCCTCGAGACAGTCGGTGTCCCCGGACTCGCAGGACTGAAAGTCGCCGCTTTGGCCGTTCTCGCCGTGACCTGGTACCTCGTCGACGAACAACAGGGACAGGCCGCCCTCGCGGGGTTCGGTGGCGTCACCGCGGTCGTGGTCGCGCTCAACGTCGTCACGATCGCCACCGCGTGATATCCTCCCCGCGCCAAAGCGCGAGGCTCTCACCTCGAACTTTCCGTAACTCCCGCCCGGGATCGCGGCCGCCGATTTAAGGCCGTCCCGCCCCAGAAACGGGGCATGCGCGCAGCCGTCTACCACGGCCCAGGCGAAATCGCGATCGAAGAAGTTCCCAACCCCGAGATCGAATCACCGACGGACGCGATCGTCCGCGTGACCCATACTGCCATCTGCGGGTCGGACCTCTGGCCGTACCGCGGAGAATCCGATCGGGACGTACCGTCCCGTATCGGTCACGAGCCGATGGGCATCGTCGAGGAGACGGGCGACGACGTGCGCTCGGTCGAGCCCGGGGATCGCGTGTTCGCCCCCTTCGTCATCAGCTGTGGCGAGTGTGAGTTCTGCCGAAAGGGACTCCACACGTCCTGTGTGAACGGCGACTCCTGGGGCGGCGAGAACGGCGGCGCCCAGGGCGAGTACGTCCGGGCGCGTCACGCGGATGGAACGCTCGTGCGCGTTCCCGACCGCCACGCCGACGACGAGGACACACTCCGTGCGATCCTCCCACTGACAGACGTTATGGGAACCGGCCACCACGCCGCCGTCAGTGCGGGTGTGGCGGCGGGCGCGACCTGCGTGGTCGTTGGCGACGGCGCGGTCGGACTGTGTGGCGTCCTCGCCGCGCGACGACTCGGCGCCGAACGGATCGTCGCGATGGGCCACCACGAGGACCGCCTGGAACTCGCCGAACAGTTCGGCGCCACCGAAACCATCGCTGCCCGTGGCGACGATGCGATCGAACGCGCACTGGAGGTTACGCACGGCGGCGCGAATCACGTCATGGAATGTGTCGGGGCCGCCAGCGCGATGGACACCGCGATCGCCGTCGCCCGACCCGGTGGAACCGTCGGGTACGTCGGTGTCCCACACGGGACCGACGAGGAAGGACTCGACGTGTTCGGGCTGTTCGGTGACAACGTCACGCTCCGGGGTGGCGTCGCGCCAGTGCGGGCCTACGCCGAGGAGCTGCTCGCAGACGTGATCGGTGGAACTCTGGACCCTTCACCGATCTTCACGAAAACGGTCGACCTGGATGGGGTACCTGACGGGTACCAAGCGATGGACGAGCGTGAAGCGATCAAGGTGCTGGTCAAGACGTGATGGCTGCCGGTGAGCCGAACTCAATTCGACTGCTGTGGTGCCCGGCCGAGAATCCGATCCGCGAGACTCCCGAGGGCCTTCAGCGCGACATTGACGTAGAGGCCAACGAGAAAGGACACGCCGGCGGTGAAGCGCGCGCCCTCGACGCCCTCGACGCCGCCGAAGTTTCCGACGAAGAGGTAGACGCCGGCCGCGAGGATACACGCGGCCGGGATCCGCATCGCCATCTCCACTAAGTGCTCCCAGCGGTTCCACTCCGTGTACTGGTCGAGTTTGTGCATCAGACGGGTGAAGATGTACCCGAGCGTCCCGAGCGCGGCGTAGAGATACACGTACACGGGAATCGTCACCGGATTCGTTTCGGATCCTTCGGGGATGGCGACGACCCACTCGAAGAGACCGGTTGACAGTGCGATCCCGACTGCCGTCAGGGCTCCGAACACCGCAATCACGATCCAGTTCAACAACGACCAGTCGCCCCCGTCGCCGACCGTCTCGGTCGCCCCCGTCGCCTCGGAGGGTGTCCCCGTTTCCCCCTGCAGTCCGTCCGGCACCATGAACGACGTATTGGATTAGCAATAGTAAAAGCCACCGTCGTCTGCGTCCGGACAGAAAACGGACTCACCGACGATGCGACACACGATCCCGCGGCCGACGCCGACCCGGTGAACCCTAGGCGCGTCTGGGCAACCTCACAGCGACTACTCGACGGCGACGCCGGTAATCTCGAAGCGAGCGCCGCCGTCGTGACTTTCGGTGATAGCGATCTCCCAGCCGTGGACATCGACAGCCCGTTCGACGATGGCGAGCCCGTATCCCGTCCCGTCGTCAGTCGAATAACCGACGTCGAAGACGGTCGACCGCTCGTCAGCAGAGATTCCGGGTCCATCGTCAGCGACGTAAAAGCCGTCCTCGAGATCGCCGACCGTTACGGTCACGGCCCCACCCCCGTGTTCGACGGCGTCCTGACGAACTTGTGAGTCAGGGCTCGTGGAGCCATGCTCCACGGCGTTCCCGAACAGGTTCTGGAGAACGTGTTGTAACTGGCTTCGATCGGCCCGAACTGCCTGTTCGGTTTCGAGTACGAGCGTGGCGTCGGCCGTCGCGACCGTCTCCCAGCAGCGCTCAGCCAGTTCCCCCAGGTCGAGTGTCTCGATGTCGATGCCCCTGTCGCGCTCCAGCGTGAGTCCGAGCAGGTCGTCGATCAGCGTCTCCATGCGCTCGTGGGCGTCCATCACGGTATCGAGTGCCCCGGCGTCGTACTCCTGGGCGAGGAGTTCGACGTTGCCGCGAGCGACCGACAGCGGGTTTCGGAGATCGTGGCTCACGATGCTTGCAAACTCCGCTAACCGCTCGTTGTGGCGTTCGAGGCGGCGTTCGTGTTCGAGTCGGTCGAGCGCACTCTCGGCGTGGCTCACCAGGAGTTCCGCCAGTTCGAGGTCGGATTCGTCGAATGCACCCGGTTGCTCGGCTACGGCCTGGAACACGCCGTGCTCCCCGATCGGGACGCTGATCCGCGATCGAAACGGACCCTGTGAGTGAGCCGCCGGGTGGGTCTGAACGTCGTCGACCAACAGCGACTCGCCCGTTCGATACGTTTCTGTGACGACCCCGTCCCCAACCGACAGCTCCGCTGTCGCGTTCTCGGGGGCGTCCGCCGAGAGAGCGACAGTCCGGAGCGTCCCGTCTGCCTCGATGTCGATGGCACTGAGGTCGAACTCGAGGATCTCCTCGCTGGCTTCGATCGTCCGGTCGTAGACGTACTCGGCGGACTCACATGCCTGGAGAGCTGTCGCGACGTCGTGTAAGGCCTCGAGTTTCTGTTCACGACGTTCGCGGTCCGTGACGTCGATGGCCGTCAGGTACACGCGAGAATAGTCGTCAGCGTTCGCGTCCGGAACCCGGACGTCGAGGATCTCATCCATCCGGTCACCGTCGAAGGTCTGTGCGACAGTCTGGACCCGAAAGTGAGTCTCACCGTCGGCGAGTCGACGCCAGAGCTCGGCGTTGGCCGCGTAAGCCTCCGGGGTAAAGAGCTCATCCACGTTCGCCATCAGAGCCTCCTTCGACGGCGCACCGTACCGGTCTACCGCCTCCGCTGAGACGTCCAGAATCTCGACGAGTTCCAGAATCGTGTGGACCTCCGCGGGGTTCGCTTCGATATACGCTTGCACGTCATCAACCTCGCCCCGCAACGACTCGACGTACTCTCTCACGGCCGAGAAATCTTCTACCCAGACGACGGCTGGGTTCGACTCGAACAGCGATCGATAGCGGCATTCGCTCTCGGCGAGGGCCTGTTCGCGTTGCTTGCGCTCGTCGATGTCGAGGTTGATCCCGACCGCCCGGATCGGATCGCCCTGTTCGTCCCGGTCGACGAGCCGCCCGACACAACGGATCCACAGCCAGGAGTCGTCGTCGGTTCGCACCCGGAGTTCGTCATCGAAATCCGCTGTCTCGCCGGAGAGATGGGCCTGGAATTTCTCCCGGGCCGCCGGCAAGTCGTCGGGATGGACGCGCGCCTCCCAGGCGTCGATATGGGAGTCGATGTCCGCCGGCGAGGACTCGAGCATCGTCGCCCACTGGTCGTTGAACTGGACGGTGTCGGTCCGAACGTCCCAGTCCCAGATGCCGATCCCGGCCGCATCGACAGCCAGGTCGAGTCGCTCTTTGAGTCGGCGCAGTTCCCGCTCGCGTTCGGTCCGTTTGGTGATATCACGCATCGAACCGACGACCCCGATGATCGTCCCATCGTCGTCACGCAGCGGGTAGTCCCGTACGGAGAACGTCCGGGGCTCGCCGTCAGGCCCGGCCCGTTCGATCTCGTAGCTGAGAACGTTCCCGTTCAGGACAGCTTCTTCGCGTTGCTCGATGGCCGCGTCCCACTGGTCACCGAGAACGTCCGGCAGCGGCAGGTCGCCGACGTCGTCGGCCCCGATCCCGTGGAACTCTCGATAGCGCTCGTTGGCGAAGATCAACGTATACTCCCTGTCGATGCCTGCCAGAAGATCACTCGAGGACTCGACTACGTGCTCGTAGAGCCGAAGATCTGCCCGCTGTTCGCGCAGTTCCCGTTCGCTCTCGACGCGATGGATCGCGTGGGCGACGTCCTGGCCCAACTCGACCAGTAGGTCCCGTTCCCGGTCGTCGATGAATTCCGCACACCCGCTATAGACAGTCAACACCCCGTACAGCGTGTCTTCGTACAGCAGCGGGATCGCCGCGACGCCGCGAATGTCGTACTCACGAGCCAGCGTCTGCCAGGTATCCGCAGATGGATCCACGGGAATCGACTGGGTAGTCGCCAGTTCCCGATCGCGGAACGCGCGTCGGACCGGTGCGGTGGTCGCGTCAGTCGCTTCGATGACCGACGGAACCGCCTCGAGGTAGCCGGTAGCATCGCCGGCGCTGGCACGGAAATGGATCTGCTGGCCCGAATCGCCCTCGTCGACGCCGATCCAGGCCAGCC contains these protein-coding regions:
- a CDS encoding response regulator, which translates into the protein MSASVAPIVLVVDDESDVADAYAAQLEDRYTVLTAYSGQEALETVDETIDVILLDRRMPGISGDEVLDRIRDRTLDCRIAMVTAVDPDFDVIEMPFDDYITKPVSREDLFDTIERLLSFQSYEEQFQQFYRLTTKLATLRANKSEAELNHNDAFQQLLDRRDELRAELDDTLSTFDDDDLSTVFTDLDTDSEEDR
- a CDS encoding DUF7577 domain-containing protein gives rise to the protein MAPVWGWILAYALGFLLFQAVVYWYLQGDRTTIEEPTPGYGEGDLAMHPAIDSPDRDGAVADGSIRCPHCGASNACESSYTYCRECIRALR
- a CDS encoding zinc-dependent alcohol dehydrogenase family protein; the encoded protein is MRAAVYHGPGEIAIEEVPNPEIESPTDAIVRVTHTAICGSDLWPYRGESDRDVPSRIGHEPMGIVEETGDDVRSVEPGDRVFAPFVISCGECEFCRKGLHTSCVNGDSWGGENGGAQGEYVRARHADGTLVRVPDRHADDEDTLRAILPLTDVMGTGHHAAVSAGVAAGATCVVVGDGAVGLCGVLAARRLGAERIVAMGHHEDRLELAEQFGATETIAARGDDAIERALEVTHGGANHVMECVGAASAMDTAIAVARPGGTVGYVGVPHGTDEEGLDVFGLFGDNVTLRGGVAPVRAYAEELLADVIGGTLDPSPIFTKTVDLDGVPDGYQAMDEREAIKVLVKT
- a CDS encoding GAF domain-containing protein; amino-acid sequence: MAQGTDIAVLHVDDDPDFAELTATYLQREDDRIVVETATSAVDGLARLSEIDVDCIVSEYDMPGRDGIEFFEAVREDHSEVPFILFTGKGSEAVASRAISAGITDYLQKQGGTSQYVLLANKIVNAVDTTRSRERAEAVSRIREILREINQDLVRARSREAIESAVCRTISQVDPYRLAWIGVDEGDSGQQIHFRASAGDATGYLEAVPSVIEATDATTAPVRRAFRDRELATTQSIPVDPSADTWQTLAREYDIRGVAAIPLLYEDTLYGVLTVYSGCAEFIDDRERDLLVELGQDVAHAIHRVESERELREQRADLRLYEHVVESSSDLLAGIDREYTLIFANERYREFHGIGADDVGDLPLPDVLGDQWDAAIEQREEAVLNGNVLSYEIERAGPDGEPRTFSVRDYPLRDDDGTIIGVVGSMRDITKRTERERELRRLKERLDLAVDAAGIGIWDWDVRTDTVQFNDQWATMLESSPADIDSHIDAWEARVHPDDLPAAREKFQAHLSGETADFDDELRVRTDDDSWLWIRCVGRLVDRDEQGDPIRAVGINLDIDERKQREQALAESECRYRSLFESNPAVVWVEDFSAVREYVESLRGEVDDVQAYIEANPAEVHTILELVEILDVSAEAVDRYGAPSKEALMANVDELFTPEAYAANAELWRRLADGETHFRVQTVAQTFDGDRMDEILDVRVPDANADDYSRVYLTAIDVTDRERREQKLEALHDVATALQACESAEYVYDRTIEASEEILEFDLSAIDIEADGTLRTVALSADAPENATAELSVGDGVVTETYRTGESLLVDDVQTHPAAHSQGPFRSRISVPIGEHGVFQAVAEQPGAFDESDLELAELLVSHAESALDRLEHERRLERHNERLAEFASIVSHDLRNPLSVARGNVELLAQEYDAGALDTVMDAHERMETLIDDLLGLTLERDRGIDIETLDLGELAERCWETVATADATLVLETEQAVRADRSQLQHVLQNLFGNAVEHGSTSPDSQVRQDAVEHGGGAVTVTVGDLEDGFYVADDGPGISADERSTVFDVGYSTDDGTGYGLAIVERAVDVHGWEIAITESHDGGARFEITGVAVE
- a CDS encoding DUF5658 family protein, which translates into the protein MGDQQTATDRTVSTRESIDATTNIERGISLSTLTVALWTAVLAASALDILTTTLGLGRGLSEGNALTRWLLETVGVPGLAGLKVAALAVLAVTWYLVDEQQGQAALAGFGGVTAVVVALNVVTIATA
- a CDS encoding anthranilate phosphoribosyltransferase translates to MIMTDDSTGEWPLHRLMTDVVGSGHKSADDMTRSQAREAMNRILAGEPAETTLGAFWLANRWKRNTPEELAAFVDVLREESVRTATPEADPVDCGANYDGKGSTALLGVAAGLVAAAAGTPVVVHSGDRVPTQKQTAYRHVLEALGVRTDLEPDESADMVDDVGFGFYYQPNVDPGTTALLDRRDEMGVRTFLNTVETLIDPANATVHLGSFYHLAFAKKLAGTLEASRELPFERALFVQGLEGYDDVRPGSTTIAEWDGGEGIADATIETAEYGFGASEDALEVADVAADSATITEDVLAGERTDAFADAVALNAALRMYAREDVADINTGVETAREILQSGEASAKLNALRAF
- a CDS encoding DUF5658 family protein, giving the protein MDLRTLPERVVPAWFEAGLFALEDVLEPQPLPEADAVLWAVVIVGSALDVVTTIVGVGSGLSEGNAVARAFMATYGTPGIGALKLLALLALVGAWGYLKGESSRLVLMGFALVTLLVSALNTLTLAGL